Part of the Thermodesulfobacteriota bacterium genome, CTTTATCTGATAGCCTGCCTTTCTTACAGCCTCCTCAATTGCTGCACAACCACTTATGGCTATCAAATCTGAAAGAGACACCTTTTTACCTTCTTTGGCTTTTCTCTTGTTAAAGCTATCCCTTATGCCTTCAAGAATGTTTAGCACTCTCGAAAGGTCCTCCGGGTGATTTACTTCCCAATTTTTCTGTGGCTCCAGACGCAGCCTAGCGCCGTTCAAACCACCCTTTCTGTCGGAGTGTCTGTAGGTGACCATGCCGGAGAAACATGTATAGACAAGTTGGGGTATACTAATCCCAGAACTAAGGACTTCCCTTTTTAATTCTTCTACATCCTTGTCATCAACAAGTTCGTGGTCTACCCTTGGTAGTGGGTCTTGCCAAGGAAATTCCTCTTCGGGCACTTCTGGACCAAGATACAATTCCTTTGGACCCATGTCTCTGTGGGTTAGTTTAAACCAGGCTCTTGCGAAAACCTTTTCAAAGTATTCTGGATTCTCAAGAAAACGCTTACATATTTCCGCATATATGGGGTCAAAGCGCAGGGCAAGGTCTGCAGTTAGCAT contains:
- a CDS encoding catalase-peroxidase codes for the protein ETVALIAGGHSFGKCHGAAPDRFLGPDPSSSDVEEQGLGWKFNYKTGKGPHTFTSGFEVTWSDTPTKFSLSYLKFLFSYDWELVKSPAGKYQWVAKDAPEIVPDAHDPHKKHRPAMLTADLALRFDPIYAEICKRFLENPEYFEKVFARAWFKLTHRDMGPKELYLGPEVPEEEFPWQDPLPRVDHELVDDKDVEELKREVLSSGISIPQLVYTCFSGMVTYRHSDRKGGLNGARLRLEPQKNWEVNHPEDLSRVLNILEGIRDSFNKRKAKEGKKVSLSDLIAISGCAAIEEAVRKAGYQIK